One segment of Brassica napus cultivar Da-Ae chromosome C3, Da-Ae, whole genome shotgun sequence DNA contains the following:
- the LOC106396904 gene encoding protein HIRA isoform X1, which translates to MIAEKPVWVKHEGLQQIFSIDVQPNGERFATGGGDHKVRIWNMKSVDTDLQNLDPKERLLATLRDHFGSVNCVRWAKHGRYVASGSDDHVIQVHERKPGSGTTEFGSGEAPDVENWKAVMTLRGHTADVVDINWSPDDSMLASASLDNTVHIWNMRTGICTTVLRGHLSLVKGVTWDPIGSFIASQSDDKTVIIWRTSDWSMAHRTVGHWEKSLGTTFFRRLGWSPCGHFITTTHGYQKPRHSAPVLERGEWSESFDFLGHNAPIIVVKFNHSMFKRSTFSAQEMKRAGWSNGSSKSGGKDLQPYNVIAIGSQDRTITVWTTASPRPLFVAKHFFGQSVVDLSWSPDGYSLFACSLDGTVAMIHFEPKELGVRLTDAELDELKKNRYGDVRGRQANLVESPAQLLLETVSTKLAGGKRAASDVQANQVTTKPSANAESTAKKRKSQVDDQNKTDEASGDTLSKASTPSRVSNPVNQKVYRRPDGRKRIIPEAVGVPQQDNNIAINEHSNNFPPAPSAAPSKINSRDFPVEPSIKEIAIRNPDLNNERPRITARATISESLVIEKVPGASARDGVLNVEQSVGIKGSSSRDLLIRVFDWKQGEATAPVCLEACPKEHALDTVGVVSTSTIKETELVCKISGETLWSDRIMGRVTVLAGNPNFWAVGCEDGTLQVYTKCGRRVMPTMMMGSAATFIDCDDSWKLLLVTRKGSLYVWDLFNRKCILHDSLSSLVSSDTDLSSAVEGSIKVISVKLSKSGSPLVVLATRHAFLFDTSLMCWLRVADDCFPASNFSSSWNLGSAPCGELAGLQVDVRKYMARKPGWNRIADDGVQTRAHLESQFASSLALESPNEYRQCLLAYVRFLAREADESRLREVCESFLGPPTGMAEAATSDTNLCWDPYVLGVKKHKLLRNDILPAMASNRKVQRLLSEFMDLLSEYENTELAEAATKESAPTIDCSGVPSSLDQMDSDPPAVTATTPLTIDNDKQVSLETGIMCEKSGSEAQERPDQSLRDPGA; encoded by the exons ATGATTGCGGAGAAACCCGTATGGGTAAAACATGAAGGATTGCAGCAGATATTCTCCATTGATGTTCAACCAAACGGTGAACGCTTTGCCACAGGCGGTGGTGATCACAAG gTCCGGATATGGAACATGAAGTCTGTGGACACGGATTTACAAAACTTAGATCCAAAAGAGAGGCTTCTCGCAACCCTTCGTGATCACTTTGGGTCTGTCAACTGTGTTAGGTGGGCTAAACACGGTAGGTACGTGGCATCTGGTTCTGACGATCATGTGATTCAAGTCCATGAGAGGAAGCCTGGTTCAGGCACTACTGAGTTTGGTAGTGGAGAAGCCCCAGATGTTGAGAACTGGAAAGCTGTTATGACTCTTAGGGGACACACTGCCGATGTG GTGGATATCAATTGGTCTCCAGATGATTCAATGCTCGCTAGTGCGAGCTTGGACAACACCGTCCATATATGGAACATGCGCACTGGCATTTGCACTACTGTTCTCAGGGGTCACTTGAGCTTGGTCAAAGGTGTTACCTGGGATCCTATCGGCTCCTTTATCGCTAGCCAATCTGATGACAAAACTGTCATTATATGGCGAACAAGCGATTGGAGCATGGCTCACAGAACTGTTGGTCACTGGGAAAAATCG CTCGGAACCACATTTTTCAGGCGACTTGGGTGGTCTCCTTGTGGCCACTTCATTACAACCACTCACGGGTATCAGAAGCCGAGGCATTCTGCTCCTGTTTTAGAAAGAGGGGAATGGTCTGAATCATTTGACTTCTTAGGTCACAATGCTCCAATCATTGTTGTGAAGTTCAATCATTCAATGTTCAAGAGAAGCACTTTTAGTGCCCAAGAAATGAAACGAGCTGGGTGGAGCAATGGGAGTTCCAAATCAGGGGGGAAAGATTTGCAGCCATACAACGTTATTGCAATAGGGAGTCAAGACCGCACTATTACCGTATGGACAACTGCAAGTCCTCGCCCTCTTTTTGTCGCCAAGCATTTCTTTGGCCAAAGTGTTGTTGATCTATCTTG GAGTCCAGACGGATATTCACTTTTTGCATGTTCCTTGGACGGAACAGTGGCAATGATTCACTTTGAACCAAAAGAACTTGGTGTCAGGCTGACCGATGCTGAACTTGACGAATTGAAGAAAAATCGATATGGGGATGTAAGAGGCCGGCAAGCAAACTTAGTCGAGAGTCCAGCTCAGTTATTACTCGAAACAGTCTCTACAAAGCTAGCCGGTGGTAAGAGGGCGGCTTCAGATGTTCAAGCAAACCAGGTGACAACGAAACCGTCTGCAAACGCGGAGAGTACGGCAAAGAAGAGGAAATCTCAGGTCGATGATCAGAATAAGACAGACGAGGCTAGTGGTGACACATTGAGTAAAGCGTCAACTCCAAGTCGGGTATCTAATCCTGTGAATCAAAAAGTGTATAGAAGGCCTGATGGAAGAAAGAGGATCATCCCTGAAGCCGTTGGAGTTCCCCAGCAGGATAATAATATCGCCATTAACGAGCATTCCAATAATTTTCCGCCAGCTCCCTCTGCTGCTCCTAGCAAGATAAATAGTAGAGATTTTCCTGTGGAGCCTAGCATCAAGGAAATAGCGATCAGGAACCCTGATCTTAACAACGAGCGTCCAAGGATTACAGCTCGTGCTACCATTTCTGAAAGCCTTGTTATTGAGAAGGTTCCTGGAGCCTCTGCTAGAGATGGAGTTTTAAATGTTGAGCAATCTGTAGGTATAAAGGGATCTTCTAGCAGGGATCTGTTGATAAGGGTATTTGATTGGAAACAAGGGGAAGCCACGGCCCCTGTTTGCTTAGAGGCTTGTCCAAAGGAGCACGCTTTGGACACTGTTGGTGTAGTGAGTACATCTACCATCAAGGAAACGGAGCTTGTTTGCAAAATCTCAGGTGAAACTCTTTGGTCTGATCGGATTATGGGGAGAGTCACAGTTTTGGCTGGTAATCCAAACTTTTGGGCGGTTGGGTGCGAAGATGGAACCCTCCAG GTTTACACAAAATGTGGAAGGCGTGTCATGCCTACAATGATGATGGGATCTGCTGCAACATTCATAGATTGTGACGATAGCTGGAAACTGCTGCTTGTCACGAGAAAAGGATCGTTATATGTGTGGGATCTATTTAATAGGAAATGCATCCTCCATGACTCCTTATCATCTTTGGTGTCTTCCGATACCGATTTATCTTCTGCAGTAGAAG GTTCGATAAAAGTCATTTCTGTGAAACTATCCAAATCTGGTTCTCCACTTGTAGTTCTAGCCACACGCCATGCATTCCTCTTCGATACGAGTCTAATGTGCTGGCTGAGAGTGGCTGACGACTGCTTCCCGGCCTCAAATTTCAGTAGCTCCTGGAATTTAGGCTCAGCTCCATGCGGAGAGCTTGCTGGCTTACAGGTTGATGTGAGAAAGTACATGGCTAGAAAGCCAGGATGGAACAG GATAGCTGATGATGGAGTGCAAACACGTGCACATTTGGAATCTCAATTTGCATCCTCTCTTGCGTTGGAGTCTCCTAACGAGTACCGCCAGTGCCTCCTCGCCTATGTTAGGTTTCTAGCAAG AGAGGCAGACGAGTCAAGACTAAGAGAAGTTTGCGAGAGCTTTCTTGGACCTCCTACTGGTATGGCTGAAGCAGCAACCTCAGACACAAACTTGTGTTGGGATCCATATGTTCTG GGGGTGAAGAAACATAAACTATTGAGAAACGATATTCTTCCTGCGATGGCGTCAAACAGAAAGGTGCAGCGTCTACTCAGCGAGTTCATGGATCTTTTATCTGAATACGAAAACACAGAACTAGCAGAGGCTGCAACTAAGGAGTCGGCACCAACCATAGACTGTAGTGGAGTCCCATCTTCACTGGATCAAATGGATTCTGATCCTCCAGCAGTGACAGCTACAACTCCTTTGACAATAGACAATGACAAACAGGTTTCTCTGGAGACGGGTATTATGTGTGAGAAATCGGGTTCTGAAGCCCAGGAAAGGCCCGACCAGAGTTTAAGAGACCCGGGTGCTTGA
- the LOC106396904 gene encoding protein HIRA isoform X2: MLASASLDNTVHIWNMRTGICTTVLRGHLSLVKGVTWDPIGSFIASQSDDKTVIIWRTSDWSMAHRTVGHWEKSLGTTFFRRLGWSPCGHFITTTHGYQKPRHSAPVLERGEWSESFDFLGHNAPIIVVKFNHSMFKRSTFSAQEMKRAGWSNGSSKSGGKDLQPYNVIAIGSQDRTITVWTTASPRPLFVAKHFFGQSVVDLSWSPDGYSLFACSLDGTVAMIHFEPKELGVRLTDAELDELKKNRYGDVRGRQANLVESPAQLLLETVSTKLAGGKRAASDVQANQVTTKPSANAESTAKKRKSQVDDQNKTDEASGDTLSKASTPSRVSNPVNQKVYRRPDGRKRIIPEAVGVPQQDNNIAINEHSNNFPPAPSAAPSKINSRDFPVEPSIKEIAIRNPDLNNERPRITARATISESLVIEKVPGASARDGVLNVEQSVGIKGSSSRDLLIRVFDWKQGEATAPVCLEACPKEHALDTVGVVSTSTIKETELVCKISGETLWSDRIMGRVTVLAGNPNFWAVGCEDGTLQVYTKCGRRVMPTMMMGSAATFIDCDDSWKLLLVTRKGSLYVWDLFNRKCILHDSLSSLVSSDTDLSSAVEGSIKVISVKLSKSGSPLVVLATRHAFLFDTSLMCWLRVADDCFPASNFSSSWNLGSAPCGELAGLQVDVRKYMARKPGWNRIADDGVQTRAHLESQFASSLALESPNEYRQCLLAYVRFLAREADESRLREVCESFLGPPTGMAEAATSDTNLCWDPYVLGVKKHKLLRNDILPAMASNRKVQRLLSEFMDLLSEYENTELAEAATKESAPTIDCSGVPSSLDQMDSDPPAVTATTPLTIDNDKQVSLETGIMCEKSGSEAQERPDQSLRDPGA, from the exons ATGCTCGCTAGTGCGAGCTTGGACAACACCGTCCATATATGGAACATGCGCACTGGCATTTGCACTACTGTTCTCAGGGGTCACTTGAGCTTGGTCAAAGGTGTTACCTGGGATCCTATCGGCTCCTTTATCGCTAGCCAATCTGATGACAAAACTGTCATTATATGGCGAACAAGCGATTGGAGCATGGCTCACAGAACTGTTGGTCACTGGGAAAAATCG CTCGGAACCACATTTTTCAGGCGACTTGGGTGGTCTCCTTGTGGCCACTTCATTACAACCACTCACGGGTATCAGAAGCCGAGGCATTCTGCTCCTGTTTTAGAAAGAGGGGAATGGTCTGAATCATTTGACTTCTTAGGTCACAATGCTCCAATCATTGTTGTGAAGTTCAATCATTCAATGTTCAAGAGAAGCACTTTTAGTGCCCAAGAAATGAAACGAGCTGGGTGGAGCAATGGGAGTTCCAAATCAGGGGGGAAAGATTTGCAGCCATACAACGTTATTGCAATAGGGAGTCAAGACCGCACTATTACCGTATGGACAACTGCAAGTCCTCGCCCTCTTTTTGTCGCCAAGCATTTCTTTGGCCAAAGTGTTGTTGATCTATCTTG GAGTCCAGACGGATATTCACTTTTTGCATGTTCCTTGGACGGAACAGTGGCAATGATTCACTTTGAACCAAAAGAACTTGGTGTCAGGCTGACCGATGCTGAACTTGACGAATTGAAGAAAAATCGATATGGGGATGTAAGAGGCCGGCAAGCAAACTTAGTCGAGAGTCCAGCTCAGTTATTACTCGAAACAGTCTCTACAAAGCTAGCCGGTGGTAAGAGGGCGGCTTCAGATGTTCAAGCAAACCAGGTGACAACGAAACCGTCTGCAAACGCGGAGAGTACGGCAAAGAAGAGGAAATCTCAGGTCGATGATCAGAATAAGACAGACGAGGCTAGTGGTGACACATTGAGTAAAGCGTCAACTCCAAGTCGGGTATCTAATCCTGTGAATCAAAAAGTGTATAGAAGGCCTGATGGAAGAAAGAGGATCATCCCTGAAGCCGTTGGAGTTCCCCAGCAGGATAATAATATCGCCATTAACGAGCATTCCAATAATTTTCCGCCAGCTCCCTCTGCTGCTCCTAGCAAGATAAATAGTAGAGATTTTCCTGTGGAGCCTAGCATCAAGGAAATAGCGATCAGGAACCCTGATCTTAACAACGAGCGTCCAAGGATTACAGCTCGTGCTACCATTTCTGAAAGCCTTGTTATTGAGAAGGTTCCTGGAGCCTCTGCTAGAGATGGAGTTTTAAATGTTGAGCAATCTGTAGGTATAAAGGGATCTTCTAGCAGGGATCTGTTGATAAGGGTATTTGATTGGAAACAAGGGGAAGCCACGGCCCCTGTTTGCTTAGAGGCTTGTCCAAAGGAGCACGCTTTGGACACTGTTGGTGTAGTGAGTACATCTACCATCAAGGAAACGGAGCTTGTTTGCAAAATCTCAGGTGAAACTCTTTGGTCTGATCGGATTATGGGGAGAGTCACAGTTTTGGCTGGTAATCCAAACTTTTGGGCGGTTGGGTGCGAAGATGGAACCCTCCAG GTTTACACAAAATGTGGAAGGCGTGTCATGCCTACAATGATGATGGGATCTGCTGCAACATTCATAGATTGTGACGATAGCTGGAAACTGCTGCTTGTCACGAGAAAAGGATCGTTATATGTGTGGGATCTATTTAATAGGAAATGCATCCTCCATGACTCCTTATCATCTTTGGTGTCTTCCGATACCGATTTATCTTCTGCAGTAGAAG GTTCGATAAAAGTCATTTCTGTGAAACTATCCAAATCTGGTTCTCCACTTGTAGTTCTAGCCACACGCCATGCATTCCTCTTCGATACGAGTCTAATGTGCTGGCTGAGAGTGGCTGACGACTGCTTCCCGGCCTCAAATTTCAGTAGCTCCTGGAATTTAGGCTCAGCTCCATGCGGAGAGCTTGCTGGCTTACAGGTTGATGTGAGAAAGTACATGGCTAGAAAGCCAGGATGGAACAG GATAGCTGATGATGGAGTGCAAACACGTGCACATTTGGAATCTCAATTTGCATCCTCTCTTGCGTTGGAGTCTCCTAACGAGTACCGCCAGTGCCTCCTCGCCTATGTTAGGTTTCTAGCAAG AGAGGCAGACGAGTCAAGACTAAGAGAAGTTTGCGAGAGCTTTCTTGGACCTCCTACTGGTATGGCTGAAGCAGCAACCTCAGACACAAACTTGTGTTGGGATCCATATGTTCTG GGGGTGAAGAAACATAAACTATTGAGAAACGATATTCTTCCTGCGATGGCGTCAAACAGAAAGGTGCAGCGTCTACTCAGCGAGTTCATGGATCTTTTATCTGAATACGAAAACACAGAACTAGCAGAGGCTGCAACTAAGGAGTCGGCACCAACCATAGACTGTAGTGGAGTCCCATCTTCACTGGATCAAATGGATTCTGATCCTCCAGCAGTGACAGCTACAACTCCTTTGACAATAGACAATGACAAACAGGTTTCTCTGGAGACGGGTATTATGTGTGAGAAATCGGGTTCTGAAGCCCAGGAAAGGCCCGACCAGAGTTTAAGAGACCCGGGTGCTTGA
- the LOC125583141 gene encoding secreted RxLR effector protein 161-like: protein MEACNATQIPMEANLKISKAKDEREIDAIEFRRIIGCLRYLLHTRPDLCYAVGVLSRYMHNPRDSHGQAIRDILRYVKGTTNFGLVFKRDGSRSVVGYSDSSHNIDPDDGRSTSGHAFYYGSSLITWTSQKQQTVALSSCEAKFMAATEAVKQAIWIKELLSDILSKEGEKVKLSFDNKSAIALTKNPVFHGSSKHVLKKYHFIRECVENGQIEVKHVLGVE from the coding sequence ATGGAAGCGTGTAATGCAACTCAAATTCCAATGGAGGCAAATTTGAAGATCTCAAAAGCTAAAGATGAACGAGAGATAGATGCTATAGAGTTCAGGAGAATCATAGGATGTTTGAGGTATCTGCTTCACACAAGACCCGACCTGTGTTACGCAGTTGGTGTTCTTAGTCGATACATGCACAATCCGAGAGACTCTCATGGACAAGCCATCAGGGACATACTGCGGTATGTGAAAGGAACAACAAACTTCGGTCTGGTTTTCAAGAGAGATGGGTCAAGGAGTGTCGTTGGTTATAGTGACAGCAGTCACAACATTGATCCCGATGATGGGAGGAGCACGTCAGGACATGCATTCTACTACGGTTCATCATTGATTACTTGGACATCGCAGAAGCAGCAGACGGTTGCATTGTCATCATGTGAAGCAAAGTTCATGGCAGCAACAGAAGCAGTGAAGCAAGCTATATGGATCAAGGAATTGTTGAGTGATATATTAAGCAAAGAAGGCGAGAAGGTCAAGCTTAGTTTCGACAACAAATCAGCCATTGCTCTAACAAAGAATCCAGTTTTCCATGGAAGTAGTAAGCATGTACTCAAGAAGTATCACTTCATTCGTGAGTGTGTGGAGAATGGACAGATCGAAGTGAAGCATGTGCTGGGTGTTGAGTAG